One window of uncultured Trichococcus sp. genomic DNA carries:
- a CDS encoding carboxymuconolactone decarboxylase family protein — protein MAQEFYKKIYSVREFYTILYEGVRTMKYMIKAKKKKELSPEFIERIMLGVTEVNGCEVCSYAHTKMALEQGMAAEEIQQLLAGSADEIPVDEMPAYLFAQHYADRRGYPTEESWDRIVALYGEDKAKGILGAIRAIMVGNAHGIAFSAFLSRLKGKPVNKSSLLYEITMMLSIIVYLPLTLVQAVIDGLFKRPIISF, from the coding sequence ATGGCGCAGGAATTCTACAAGAAAATATACTCGGTGCGGGAATTTTATACGATTTTGTATGAAGGGGTCCGCACAATGAAATACATGATCAAGGCCAAAAAGAAAAAAGAATTAAGTCCGGAATTCATCGAAAGGATCATGTTGGGGGTGACGGAAGTCAATGGCTGCGAAGTTTGCTCCTATGCCCACACGAAGATGGCTCTCGAGCAGGGGATGGCTGCGGAAGAAATCCAGCAATTGTTGGCGGGATCTGCTGACGAAATACCTGTGGACGAAATGCCGGCGTACCTTTTTGCCCAGCATTACGCCGACCGGAGAGGCTATCCGACCGAAGAATCTTGGGATCGGATCGTCGCGCTCTATGGGGAAGACAAAGCCAAAGGGATTTTGGGCGCCATTCGGGCCATCATGGTCGGCAATGCGCATGGGATCGCCTTCAGTGCTTTCTTGAGCCGCTTGAAAGGCAAACCGGTCAATAAGAGCAGTCTGTTGTATGAAATCACAATGATGCTCAGCATCATCGTCTATCTGCCGCTGACTTTGGTCCAAGCGGTGATTGACGGCCTGTTCAAAAGGCCAATCATCAGCTTCTGA